The Actinocatenispora sera genome has a window encoding:
- the metE gene encoding 5-methyltetrahydropteroyltriglutamate--homocysteine S-methyltransferase produces the protein MPQPVAPPVPEPGTRAPRFPAATILGYPRIGPRRELKRAMEAYWDGRIDLAGLRETGRRLRAETWADLARRGLDGQVSNTYSDYDHVFDAALLLGAVPERYRRGTPEDTAFAAGRGGDGLAPLRMTKWFDTNYHYLVPEIGPDTGFRADPSKPLAEHAEARALGVETRPVLLGPVTFLLLSEPSADAPAGFAPLSRLDAVLEAYEQILGTLADAGVGWVQLDEPALVADRTADELAVTATAYRRLGELAHRPALFVASYFGALREALPVLAATPVEAIGLDLVRGELPDELDTLRGKVIVAGVVSGRDVWRTDAGHAAGQLERLRGMAATVAVSTSCSLLHVPYDLAAETELPAQLAGRLAFAAQKVDEVVALAAGDTGTAPAPAPVATPAEPPPVTERSPYPVRAAAQAARLGLPDLPTTTIGSFPQTGELRAARAALAAGRLDSDGYDRIIETEIDRVLALQQELGLDVLVHGEPERNDMVQYFAEHLDGFAVTRNGWVQSYGSRCTRPPILHGDVRRTEPITVRWARYAQSRTDRPVKGMLTGPVTIVAWSFVRRDLPLRTVVHQVADAIRGEVADLEAAGIGIVQVDEPALRELLPLRAEQRDDYLDWAVAAYRRATSGAGDATQIHTHLCYSDADQVLAAIDALDADVTSVESARSHGRILAEPAVRAFARGLGPGVYDIHSRRVPATAEIAAGLRAALAALPAGRVWVNPDCGLKTRGYAEVTAALRNLVAAAHEVRAADPVRR, from the coding sequence GTGCCGCAGCCAGTCGCACCACCGGTACCCGAGCCGGGCACCCGCGCGCCCCGGTTCCCGGCGGCGACGATCCTCGGGTACCCGCGGATCGGGCCGCGGCGGGAGCTGAAGCGGGCGATGGAGGCGTACTGGGACGGGCGCATCGACCTCGCCGGGCTGCGCGAGACCGGCCGCCGGCTGCGCGCAGAGACCTGGGCCGACCTGGCCCGGCGCGGCCTCGACGGCCAGGTGTCCAACACGTACTCCGACTACGACCACGTGTTCGACGCCGCGCTGCTGCTCGGTGCGGTGCCCGAGCGGTACCGGCGGGGCACGCCGGAGGACACCGCGTTCGCCGCCGGTCGCGGCGGCGACGGGCTGGCGCCGTTGCGGATGACGAAGTGGTTCGACACGAACTACCACTACCTGGTACCGGAGATCGGGCCGGACACCGGATTCCGGGCCGACCCGAGCAAGCCGCTGGCCGAGCACGCCGAGGCGCGGGCGCTCGGCGTCGAGACCCGCCCGGTACTGCTCGGGCCGGTCACGTTCCTGCTGCTGTCCGAGCCGAGCGCGGATGCGCCGGCCGGGTTCGCACCGCTGTCCCGGCTCGATGCCGTGCTGGAGGCGTACGAGCAGATCCTCGGCACGCTGGCCGATGCCGGGGTCGGCTGGGTGCAGCTGGACGAGCCGGCGCTCGTCGCCGACCGCACCGCGGACGAGCTCGCCGTGACGGCCACCGCGTACCGGCGGCTCGGCGAGCTGGCGCACCGCCCGGCGCTGTTCGTCGCCTCGTACTTCGGTGCGCTGCGCGAGGCGCTGCCGGTGCTGGCCGCCACGCCGGTCGAGGCGATCGGCCTGGACCTGGTCCGCGGCGAGCTGCCGGACGAGCTGGATACCTTGCGGGGCAAGGTGATCGTCGCGGGTGTGGTGTCCGGCCGGGACGTCTGGCGCACCGACGCGGGGCACGCCGCCGGGCAGCTGGAGCGGCTGCGCGGGATGGCGGCGACCGTCGCGGTGAGCACGTCGTGCTCGCTGCTGCACGTGCCGTACGACCTGGCCGCGGAGACCGAGTTGCCGGCCCAGCTGGCCGGGCGGCTCGCGTTCGCGGCGCAGAAGGTCGACGAGGTGGTGGCGCTGGCCGCCGGCGACACCGGTACCGCGCCGGCGCCGGCACCCGTCGCCACGCCGGCCGAGCCGCCGCCGGTGACGGAGCGCTCGCCGTACCCGGTGCGAGCGGCGGCGCAGGCGGCTCGGCTGGGCCTGCCGGACCTGCCGACCACCACGATCGGCTCGTTCCCGCAGACCGGCGAGCTGCGGGCGGCGCGCGCCGCGCTGGCTGCGGGCCGGCTCGACTCCGACGGGTACGACCGGATCATCGAGACCGAGATCGACCGGGTCCTGGCGCTGCAGCAGGAGCTCGGCCTGGACGTGCTGGTGCACGGCGAGCCGGAACGCAACGACATGGTGCAGTACTTCGCCGAGCACCTGGACGGCTTCGCGGTCACCCGCAACGGCTGGGTCCAGTCGTACGGGTCGCGCTGCACCCGGCCGCCGATCCTGCACGGCGACGTGCGCCGCACCGAGCCGATCACGGTGCGCTGGGCGCGGTACGCGCAGTCGCGGACCGACCGGCCGGTGAAGGGGATGCTGACCGGGCCGGTGACCATCGTGGCCTGGTCGTTCGTGCGCCGCGACCTGCCGCTGCGCACGGTCGTGCACCAGGTGGCGGACGCGATCCGGGGCGAGGTCGCCGACCTGGAGGCCGCCGGGATCGGCATCGTGCAGGTGGACGAGCCGGCCCTGCGCGAGCTGCTGCCGCTGCGCGCCGAACAGCGCGACGACTACCTGGACTGGGCGGTCGCCGCGTACCGGCGGGCGACCTCCGGTGCCGGGGACGCCACCCAGATCCACACCCACCTGTGCTATTCCGACGCCGATCAGGTGCTCGCCGCGATCGACGCGCTGGATGCCGACGTGACGAGCGTCGAGTCGGCCCGCTCGCACGGCCGGATCCTGGCCGAGCCCGCGGTGCGCGCCTTCGCCCGCGGCCTCGGCCCCGGCGTGTACGACATCCACTCGCGCCGGGTGCCGGCGACCGCCGAGATCGCCGCCGGGCTGCGGGCCGCGCTCGCCGCGCTGCCCGCCGGCCGGGTGTGGGTCAACCCCGACTGCGGGCTGAAGACTCGTGGTTATGCCGAGGTGACCGCCGCGCTGCGCAACCTGGTCGCGGCCGCCCACGAGGTGCGCGCCGCCGATCCGGTACGGCGTTGA